One region of Streptomyces capillispiralis genomic DNA includes:
- a CDS encoding TetR/AcrR family transcriptional regulator, with protein sequence MTVGEGPPAPAPRQRRDARRNRDRLVEAAHAVFTEQGLDAPLDVIARRAGVGNATLYRHFPTRAALVDAVFRDQLTGTMAAGERARTAPDAWTGLNDYLRAVFGTLAADRGTNDLMTTRLPDVEALRAVHAHNRRTVELLLERARAEGTVRPDVTTEDVLFALAALGRAVPPLTTATAPDAWRRPLALFLDGLRATPATPPHPLPGSPLTEDALGAVLAEMGPHRARPAEDTRTKDGAPQAP encoded by the coding sequence ATGACCGTCGGTGAAGGACCCCCCGCCCCCGCCCCCCGGCAGCGGCGTGACGCCCGGCGCAACCGGGACCGGCTGGTGGAGGCGGCGCACGCGGTCTTCACCGAGCAGGGCCTCGACGCCCCCCTGGACGTGATCGCGCGCCGGGCCGGCGTCGGCAACGCGACGCTCTACCGGCACTTCCCCACGAGGGCCGCCCTCGTCGACGCGGTCTTCCGCGACCAGCTGACCGGCACCATGGCCGCCGGCGAGCGCGCCCGGACCGCCCCGGACGCCTGGACGGGGCTGAACGACTACCTCCGCGCCGTCTTCGGCACCCTGGCCGCCGACCGCGGCACCAACGACCTCATGACCACCCGCCTGCCGGACGTCGAGGCCCTCCGAGCCGTGCACGCCCACAACCGCCGCACGGTCGAACTCCTGCTGGAACGCGCCCGTGCGGAGGGCACCGTGCGCCCCGACGTCACCACCGAGGACGTGTTGTTCGCCCTCGCCGCCCTCGGCCGTGCCGTCCCGCCCCTCACCACGGCCACCGCCCCCGACGCCTGGCGCCGGCCCCTCGCCCTCTTCCTCGACGGCCTCCGCGCCACCCCGGCCACCCCACCGCACCCCCTCCCCGGCAGCCCCCTCACCGAGGACGCACTCGGTGCCGTGCTCGCCGAGATGGGTCCGCACCGGGCCCGGCCGGCCGAGGACACGCGGACGAAGGACGGGGCGCCGCAGGCGCCGTAG
- a CDS encoding Ig-like domain-containing protein: MNRSSRTAAAVALAATGILAGAWPAAASPAAADDPPRVARVLWGEVTIPPGRQGVVEAAGFDGAAFGAGSTLTLTAPAGTRVTGVPLGTPGYRGAVGADGRTATYTATPSVERPWRQGRFPFVLAMSADAVPGTRLSGCALSLADAHGAVRAAGGCQVTVGLASPTLTSPESGVPLDARPTIAGTAHPGAQITVSGQDGGEVCTDTAGPDGHWTCTPGPALPAGPGSLQATATLNGVSAASEQIQITVGDAAPGR, from the coding sequence ATGAACAGATCCAGCAGGACAGCGGCCGCCGTCGCGCTGGCCGCGACAGGCATCCTCGCGGGCGCGTGGCCGGCCGCCGCTTCCCCGGCCGCCGCCGACGACCCGCCCCGGGTCGCCCGGGTCCTGTGGGGCGAGGTGACGATCCCGCCCGGCCGGCAGGGCGTCGTCGAGGCGGCGGGCTTCGACGGGGCGGCCTTCGGCGCCGGCTCCACCCTGACCCTCACCGCCCCCGCCGGGACCCGGGTGACCGGCGTCCCCCTCGGCACCCCCGGCTACCGGGGCGCCGTGGGCGCCGACGGCCGTACCGCCACGTACACGGCGACCCCCTCGGTGGAACGGCCCTGGCGGCAAGGGCGCTTTCCCTTCGTACTGGCGATGTCCGCCGACGCGGTGCCCGGAACCCGGCTGAGCGGCTGCGCCCTGAGCCTCGCCGACGCGCACGGCGCGGTGCGGGCGGCCGGCGGCTGCCAGGTGACCGTGGGGCTGGCCTCGCCGACTCTGACCAGCCCGGAGTCCGGCGTACCGCTGGACGCACGGCCGACGATCGCCGGTACGGCCCACCCGGGCGCCCAGATCACCGTCTCCGGCCAGGACGGCGGCGAGGTGTGCACCGACACCGCCGGACCCGACGGCCACTGGACCTGCACCCCCGGGCCCGCCCTGCCCGCAGGCCCCGGCAGCCTCCAGGCCACCGCCACCCTGAACGGGGTGAGCGCCGCGAGCGAGCAGATCCAGATCACGGTGGGGGACGCCGCCCCGGGCCGGTGA
- a CDS encoding cold-shock protein — protein MATGTVKWFNSEKGFGFIEQDGGGADVFAHYSNIATSGFRELQEGQKVTFDVTQGQKGPQAENIVPA, from the coding sequence ATGGCCACCGGTACCGTGAAGTGGTTCAACTCGGAAAAGGGCTTCGGCTTCATCGAGCAGGACGGCGGCGGCGCTGACGTCTTCGCCCACTACTCGAACATCGCCACCTCGGGCTTCCGCGAGCTCCAGGAAGGCCAGAAGGTGACCTTCGACGTCACCCAGGGCCAGAAGGGCCCGCAGGCGGAGAACATCGTTCCCGCCTGA
- the thrS gene encoding threonine--tRNA ligase, translating to MPRGFVARCRSPHDHEETAVHDHRRLGRELGLFDTDPLMGAGLPYWLPDGALVRHTLEEYVREAERAAGYRHVYSPVLGKRELYEISGHWDHYGDDMFPPMELGAEQVLLRPSLCPHHALIYRSRSRSYRELPYRMAELGGMYRAELSGVLGGLTRVRAIQLNDAHIFCTLDQAVEEARAALALIARAYADLGIRAARHRLSLPGGGGKYVADPALWGRATALLREVLDSSGIPYEAAEGEAAFYGPKIDVQITDPAGRESTLSTVQIDFHQPERFDLRYIGPDGARHRPVMVHRSVIGSVERAVAHLLEQHGGALPVWLAPVQLVVLPVGEEQEERAYEVVRRAGALGLRAEMAGTGEGSLGARIRRARLVPYQAVLGAREAADGLLALRLRDGRRPGALPVAEVLRRVADRSARRGTALWDPA from the coding sequence GTGCCCCGGGGCTTCGTCGCACGGTGCCGCTCGCCTCACGACCACGAGGAGACCGCCGTGCACGACCACCGACGTCTCGGCCGCGAGCTGGGCCTGTTCGACACCGATCCGCTGATGGGCGCGGGACTGCCGTACTGGCTCCCCGACGGCGCCCTCGTCCGGCACACCCTGGAGGAGTACGTCCGCGAGGCGGAGCGCGCGGCCGGCTACCGGCACGTGTACTCGCCCGTGCTCGGCAAACGCGAGCTGTACGAGATCTCCGGGCACTGGGACCACTACGGCGACGACATGTTCCCGCCCATGGAACTCGGCGCGGAGCAGGTCCTGCTGCGCCCCAGCCTCTGCCCCCACCACGCCCTCATCTACCGCTCCCGCTCCCGCAGTTACCGCGAACTGCCGTACCGCATGGCCGAGTTGGGCGGCATGTACCGCGCCGAGCTGTCGGGTGTCCTCGGCGGGCTCACCCGCGTACGGGCCATCCAGCTCAACGACGCGCACATCTTCTGCACCCTGGACCAGGCCGTCGAGGAGGCCCGTGCCGCGCTCGCCCTCATCGCCCGCGCCTACGCCGACCTGGGCATCCGCGCCGCCCGCCACCGGCTGTCCCTGCCGGGCGGCGGCGGCAAGTACGTCGCCGACCCGGCCCTGTGGGGACGGGCCACCGCGCTCCTGCGCGAGGTGCTGGACTCCTCCGGCATCCCGTACGAGGCCGCCGAGGGCGAGGCCGCCTTCTACGGCCCGAAGATCGACGTGCAGATCACCGACCCTGCGGGCCGCGAGTCCACCCTCTCCACCGTGCAGATCGACTTCCACCAGCCGGAACGCTTCGACCTGCGCTACATCGGCCCCGACGGCGCCAGGCACCGCCCCGTCATGGTGCACCGCAGCGTCATCGGCAGCGTCGAACGGGCGGTCGCGCACCTGCTGGAACAGCACGGCGGCGCCCTCCCGGTGTGGCTGGCCCCGGTGCAGCTGGTGGTGCTGCCGGTGGGCGAGGAGCAGGAGGAACGGGCGTACGAGGTCGTCCGCCGGGCCGGTGCGCTCGGACTGCGGGCGGAGATGGCCGGGACCGGCGAGGGCAGTCTGGGGGCGCGGATCCGCCGGGCGCGGCTGGTGCCGTACCAGGCGGTGCTCGGGGCGCGGGAGGCCGCGGACGGGCTGCTCGCGCTGCGGCTCAGGGACGGGCGGCGGCCCGGCGCCCTGCCCGTGGCGGAGGTGCTGCGCCGGGTCGCCGACCGCTCGGCCCGGCGCGGCACCGCGCTCTGGGACCCCGCGTAG
- a CDS encoding DUF6401 family natural product biosynthesis protein has translation MSPLAEISSAFAPRFAEFAFEPAFTAAVDQHVAEIRDRLSAGGPALVPPPPPHEDLTDYALGFLDALAELDWREPVGHDYAVCRLTAISWLVHRHGLLDTNTTGPDEDTAGLDDHEGRESQER, from the coding sequence ATGTCCCCTCTGGCCGAGATCAGCAGCGCGTTCGCGCCCCGCTTCGCGGAGTTCGCGTTCGAGCCCGCGTTCACGGCTGCCGTCGACCAGCACGTGGCCGAGATCAGGGACCGGCTGTCGGCCGGCGGCCCCGCGCTCGTGCCCCCGCCCCCGCCGCACGAGGACCTCACCGACTACGCGCTCGGCTTTCTCGACGCGCTCGCCGAGCTGGACTGGCGCGAGCCCGTCGGGCACGACTACGCCGTGTGCCGACTGACCGCCATCAGCTGGCTGGTCCACCGGCACGGCCTCCTCGACACGAACACCACGGGCCCGGACGAGGACACCGCCGGTCTCGACGACCACGAGGGCCGCGAGAGCCAGGAGCGGTAG
- a CDS encoding MerR family transcriptional regulator encodes MPSESQPYDDGRQPDQDRLPVADRLDDDHFPAYTMGRAAELVGATPAFLRALGEALLITPTRSDGGHRRYSRHQLRLAARARELVDQGTPVDAACRIISLEEQLEGAERANEELRQGADTVHGHR; translated from the coding sequence ATGCCCTCGGAAAGTCAGCCGTACGACGACGGCCGGCAGCCGGACCAGGACCGGCTCCCCGTCGCGGACCGGCTCGACGACGACCATTTCCCGGCCTACACCATGGGCAGGGCCGCGGAACTGGTCGGAGCCACACCCGCATTCCTCCGTGCGCTCGGCGAGGCACTGCTGATCACGCCGACGCGGTCGGACGGCGGTCACCGCCGCTACTCGCGCCACCAGCTCAGACTGGCCGCGCGCGCCCGTGAGCTGGTCGACCAGGGGACTCCGGTCGACGCCGCGTGCCGGATCATCAGCCTCGAGGAGCAGTTGGAAGGGGCCGAGCGGGCCAACGAGGAGCTGCGGCAGGGCGCGGACACGGTCCACGGTCACCGCTGA
- a CDS encoding mechanosensitive ion channel family protein, with protein MATTLSIDFTGGLDDAWSKIATFVPKLVAFLVILAIGWFISKMIARVLDRVLRKVGSERLSERAGTERMLANSKYDMTGIVSKIVYYALLLVTVQLALGVFGPNPVSAMINGIVAWLPRAIVAVVLVVVAMAIANAVRGIVSSALSSRSYGNTVARVLWACIVVLGVIAALGQAGIATDITRPLLYAALATVAGIMIVGVGGGMVQPMRQRWERALSTMEEEQQRAKAGAGASAYQSGREDAMRNQPARERTDMPGGRDMRGGRDMGGTDMGGGPGM; from the coding sequence ATGGCCACCACGCTTTCCATCGACTTCACCGGGGGCCTCGACGACGCCTGGTCGAAGATCGCCACTTTCGTGCCGAAGCTGGTCGCATTCCTGGTCATCCTGGCCATCGGTTGGTTCATCTCCAAGATGATCGCGCGCGTCCTCGACCGTGTGCTGCGCAAGGTCGGCTCGGAACGCCTCTCGGAGCGGGCCGGGACGGAGCGGATGCTGGCCAACTCCAAGTACGACATGACCGGCATCGTCAGCAAGATCGTCTACTACGCGCTGCTGCTGGTCACCGTGCAGCTCGCCCTGGGCGTCTTCGGTCCCAACCCGGTCAGCGCGATGATCAACGGCATCGTCGCCTGGCTGCCGCGGGCCATCGTCGCCGTCGTCCTGGTGGTCGTCGCCATGGCCATCGCCAACGCGGTGCGCGGCATCGTCTCCAGCGCGCTGTCCTCGCGGTCGTACGGCAACACGGTGGCCCGGGTCCTGTGGGCGTGCATCGTCGTCCTCGGCGTCATCGCGGCGCTGGGACAGGCCGGCATCGCGACGGACATCACCCGGCCGCTGCTCTACGCGGCGCTGGCCACGGTCGCGGGCATCATGATCGTCGGTGTCGGCGGCGGCATGGTGCAGCCGATGCGGCAGCGGTGGGAGCGGGCCCTGTCGACCATGGAGGAGGAGCAGCAGCGGGCGAAGGCGGGAGCGGGGGCGAGCGCGTACCAGTCGGGCCGCGAGGACGCGATGCGCAACCAGCCGGCCCGCGAGCGCACGGACATGCCGGGCGGCCGGGACATGCGCGGCGGCCGGGACATGGGCGGTACGGACATGGGTGGCGGCCCCGGTATGTGA
- a CDS encoding cytochrome P450 family protein has product MRAPTLDELAPAGHDAAAGPYAVHAALRARGPVHRVHVPGSGDAWLVLTHEAVRAALTDPRLRNDIRHSASWETDGGHAVGRNMLQSDPPHHTRLRRLVAGHFTPGRVAGLRPGIERVARELLARLPRPGTADLVSGYALPLPVTVICDLLGVPVADRAAFHTWSNELVLPTGEEAAAASSAALTGYLTDLIAEKTRTPDGSLLAALATTAGHPGSGDGLSREELLGMAFLLLVAGHETTVDLISATVHSLLTHPDQLALLRADPALTGAAIEESLRFNSPVHAGAFRFAAEPLELAGTRVAAGDAVLVSLAAASRDPLAFPDPDRFDITRRPQGHLAFGHGVHHCLGAPLARTEAALALRLLLEHHPALALAADPAALTWRTGTLLRGLTALPVHLG; this is encoded by the coding sequence GTGCGAGCACCCACCCTGGACGAGCTGGCCCCTGCGGGCCACGACGCGGCGGCCGGTCCGTACGCCGTGCACGCGGCCCTGCGGGCCAGGGGGCCGGTGCACCGGGTCCACGTCCCGGGCAGCGGGGACGCCTGGCTGGTGCTGACCCACGAGGCGGTGCGGGCCGCGCTGACCGACCCCCGGCTGCGCAACGACATCCGGCACTCCGCGAGCTGGGAGACCGACGGCGGCCATGCCGTCGGGCGCAACATGCTGCAGAGCGACCCGCCCCACCACACCCGGCTGCGACGGCTGGTGGCGGGCCACTTCACACCGGGCCGCGTCGCGGGGCTGCGGCCGGGCATCGAGCGGGTGGCGCGCGAGCTGCTGGCGCGACTGCCCCGGCCGGGCACCGCCGACCTGGTGAGCGGTTACGCCCTGCCGCTCCCGGTCACGGTGATCTGCGATCTCCTCGGGGTGCCCGTGGCGGACCGCGCGGCCTTCCACACCTGGTCGAACGAGCTGGTCCTGCCCACGGGAGAGGAGGCCGCCGCCGCTTCGAGCGCCGCACTGACCGGCTACCTCACCGACCTGATCGCCGAGAAGACCCGCACGCCGGACGGCTCCCTGCTCGCGGCCCTGGCCACGACCGCCGGTCACCCGGGCTCCGGGGACGGCCTGAGCCGCGAGGAACTCCTCGGCATGGCCTTCCTGCTCCTCGTGGCCGGTCACGAGACGACGGTCGACCTGATCTCCGCGACCGTGCACAGCCTGCTGACGCACCCGGACCAGCTCGCCCTGCTGCGCGCCGACCCCGCCCTGACCGGTGCCGCGATCGAGGAGTCCCTGCGCTTCAACTCCCCCGTCCACGCGGGCGCGTTCCGCTTCGCGGCCGAGCCGCTGGAACTGGCCGGCACCCGGGTGGCCGCCGGTGACGCGGTGCTCGTCTCCCTGGCCGCGGCCTCCCGTGACCCGCTCGCCTTCCCGGACCCGGACCGCTTCGACATCACCCGCCGGCCCCAGGGCCACCTGGCCTTCGGGCACGGCGTCCACCACTGCCTCGGCGCCCCGCTGGCCCGCACGGAAGCCGCCCTCGCCCTCCGCCTCCTCTTGGAACACCACCCCGCCCTCGCGCTCGCCGCCGACCCGGCGGCCCTCACCTGGCGGACCGGCACCCTGCTGCGGGGCCTGACCGCACTGCCGGTGCACCTCGGCTGA
- a CDS encoding DUF6479 family protein: MSMAAYEVLAASQHVWNVFAAFIGGLVVSGALIWAVRVGMRYMDQEEPRPKAEEQPRLPDGGAVHELREMREPDEMPDMSKTGSRMMPYELHHAATRTGKDQKRRRWLPGSSGAFGSGGPGHV; the protein is encoded by the coding sequence ATGAGCATGGCAGCGTATGAAGTACTGGCCGCGAGCCAGCACGTGTGGAACGTGTTCGCGGCGTTCATCGGCGGACTGGTCGTGTCCGGCGCGCTGATCTGGGCCGTACGCGTCGGCATGCGGTACATGGACCAGGAGGAACCCCGTCCGAAGGCCGAGGAGCAGCCGAGACTGCCGGACGGTGGCGCGGTGCACGAGCTGCGGGAGATGCGGGAACCGGACGAGATGCCGGACATGTCGAAGACCGGGTCCCGGATGATGCCCTACGAGCTCCATCACGCCGCGACCAGGACGGGCAAGGACCAGAAGCGCAGGCGCTGGCTGCCCGGCTCCAGCGGCGCCTTCGGCAGCGGGGGCCCGGGACACGTGTGA
- a CDS encoding ribosomal protein L7/L12, whose protein sequence is MDTAVLFLTCVVILGVAALQTRLTRAERRAARAERKLDLVLGHLGLREEVPRADEIAALVRQGRKVQAIKVYREATGADLVEAKEAVDRMS, encoded by the coding sequence ATGGACACAGCCGTACTCTTCCTCACCTGCGTCGTGATCCTCGGTGTCGCCGCCCTCCAGACCCGCCTGACCCGGGCCGAGCGCCGTGCCGCCCGCGCCGAGCGCAAGCTCGACCTGGTGCTGGGTCACCTGGGCCTGCGCGAGGAGGTGCCGCGGGCGGACGAGATCGCCGCCCTGGTCCGGCAGGGCAGGAAGGTGCAGGCGATCAAGGTCTACCGGGAGGCCACCGGCGCGGACCTGGTCGAGGCCAAGGAGGCCGTGGACCGCATGAGCTGA
- a CDS encoding helix-turn-helix domain-containing protein, with product MGERDEPGTIGRRVQQLRVERGLTQKQLAEPVYTPAYISTLEAGRVRPSDEALRHLADRLGVAFDELATGRPARLVTELHLRLTGAQRTLAVGEAEAAVEQYTGLLAEAEAHGLPEEQAAALLGLGECALETGELVEGRQYFERAEARLAEAPLPARVPALRGRAVAHYLAGELRYAVYLLESTIDELNRGGLHDPDALLLLYASAIGPYMDMGAHARAAQAAEVALALAPQSGDPALVARMHRSVARTLLAEGRLAEADASLAKAAELYRGLQLRTELANCHWMRGYVYAQNGRLESAERELREALEMLSAKRASLYSSQVTVELADVLHRRGSSQEAADLLRDVLGGLSPERGAVHAAAAHRLLGIIAEDARRTEQAEEHYVRAMSLLERAGAAGDLADLCRLLGDLLRRTGRVEAALDAYRTGLGHRTAPGTTTLGPAPAQPPL from the coding sequence ATGGGGGAGCGGGACGAGCCGGGGACCATCGGACGCCGGGTGCAGCAGTTGCGCGTGGAGCGCGGGCTGACCCAGAAACAGCTGGCCGAGCCGGTGTACACGCCCGCGTACATCTCCACCCTGGAGGCCGGACGGGTGCGCCCCTCCGACGAGGCGTTACGGCATCTCGCCGACCGCCTCGGAGTCGCGTTCGACGAACTGGCCACCGGACGCCCGGCCCGCCTCGTGACCGAGCTGCACCTGCGGCTGACCGGGGCGCAGCGCACCCTCGCCGTCGGTGAGGCGGAGGCGGCGGTGGAGCAGTACACCGGGCTGCTGGCCGAGGCGGAGGCGCACGGCCTGCCCGAGGAGCAGGCCGCCGCGCTGCTCGGGCTCGGGGAGTGCGCGCTGGAGACCGGCGAGCTGGTCGAGGGCCGCCAGTACTTCGAGCGGGCCGAGGCCCGGCTCGCCGAGGCCCCGCTGCCCGCCCGGGTGCCGGCGCTGCGCGGCCGGGCGGTCGCGCACTACCTCGCCGGGGAGCTGCGGTACGCGGTCTACCTGCTGGAATCCACGATCGACGAGCTGAACCGCGGCGGGCTGCACGACCCGGACGCGCTGCTGCTGCTCTACGCCAGCGCGATCGGGCCGTACATGGACATGGGCGCCCATGCGCGGGCCGCGCAGGCGGCCGAGGTGGCGCTGGCGCTCGCGCCGCAGTCCGGTGATCCCGCGCTGGTGGCGCGCATGCACCGGTCGGTGGCGCGCACCCTGCTCGCCGAGGGCCGCCTCGCCGAGGCGGACGCCTCGCTGGCCAAGGCGGCGGAGCTGTACCGCGGACTGCAACTGCGCACCGAACTGGCCAACTGCCACTGGATGCGCGGCTACGTCTACGCGCAGAACGGCCGGCTCGAGAGCGCGGAGCGGGAGCTGCGCGAGGCGCTGGAGATGCTGTCGGCCAAGCGGGCGTCCCTCTACAGCAGTCAGGTCACCGTCGAGCTGGCCGACGTCCTGCACCGGCGCGGCAGTTCCCAGGAGGCCGCCGACCTGCTGCGGGACGTGCTCGGCGGGCTCTCCCCCGAGCGGGGCGCGGTGCACGCGGCGGCCGCGCACCGGCTGCTCGGCATCATCGCCGAGGACGCCCGCCGGACCGAGCAGGCCGAGGAGCACTACGTCCGCGCGATGAGCCTGCTGGAACGCGCGGGCGCCGCCGGTGACCTGGCCGACCTGTGCCGCCTCCTCGGCGACCTGCTGCGCCGCACCGGCCGCGTCGAGGCGGCCCTGGACGCCTACCGCACGGGCCTGGGCCACCGCACCGCCCCGGGCACGACGACCCTGGGCCCGGCACCCGCACAGCCCCCGCTCTGA
- a CDS encoding nucleoside hydrolase yields the protein MTHGQPTPVIIDCDTGVDDALALLFAVRHPGIDLRAVTCVAGNTDVDGVVRNTLTVLEQAGAPDVPVARGAERPLIEAPRSARHVHGHDGMGDLGLPAPRRTPVDVDAVTLLRREILASPRPVTLVPTAPLTNIALLLRTHPEVTRNIERIVFMGGAAGAGNATPVAEFNVWHDPEAAAILLTAGVPITMYGLDVFTRVVVPGAEVRRLRASAEPGTRLAGELLAHRPATPGSRPDDPAEDAGGLGDAGALCAVADPEGLTTHRLPVEVSLAPGPTRGQTVVDRRPRVGESEIHGGTREQPLVDVGLDVDVERYVELYLATVERAGA from the coding sequence GTGACACACGGACAGCCCACCCCGGTGATCATCGACTGCGACACCGGTGTCGACGACGCCCTGGCCCTGCTGTTCGCCGTACGCCACCCGGGGATCGACCTGCGCGCGGTGACCTGCGTGGCCGGGAACACCGACGTGGACGGCGTCGTCCGCAACACGCTGACCGTGCTGGAGCAGGCGGGCGCCCCGGACGTCCCGGTGGCGCGGGGCGCCGAGCGCCCGCTGATCGAGGCACCGCGCTCCGCGCGCCACGTCCACGGCCACGACGGCATGGGCGACCTCGGCCTGCCCGCCCCGCGCCGCACCCCGGTGGACGTGGACGCGGTGACCCTGCTGCGGCGCGAGATCCTCGCCTCCCCGCGCCCGGTCACCCTGGTGCCCACCGCCCCGCTGACCAACATCGCGCTGCTGCTGCGCACCCACCCCGAGGTCACCCGCAACATCGAGCGGATCGTGTTCATGGGCGGCGCGGCGGGCGCGGGCAACGCCACACCGGTCGCCGAGTTCAACGTCTGGCACGACCCCGAGGCCGCCGCGATCCTGCTCACGGCCGGGGTGCCGATCACCATGTACGGCCTGGACGTGTTCACCCGGGTCGTCGTCCCGGGGGCGGAGGTCCGGCGGCTGCGCGCGAGCGCCGAACCGGGCACCCGGCTGGCCGGTGAGCTGCTCGCGCACCGCCCCGCCACCCCGGGCAGCCGCCCCGACGACCCCGCCGAGGACGCCGGCGGGCTCGGCGACGCGGGCGCGCTCTGCGCGGTCGCCGACCCGGAGGGGCTGACCACCCACCGGCTCCCCGTCGAGGTCTCCCTGGCCCCGGGACCGACCCGCGGCCAGACCGTCGTCGACCGCCGCCCGCGCGTCGGCGAGTCCGAGATCCACGGCGGCACGCGCGAGCAGCCCCTGGTGGACGTCGGCCTGGACGTGGACGTGGAGCGCTACGTGGAGCTGTACCTGGCGACGGTCGAGCGGGCCGGGGCGTAG
- a CDS encoding glycoside hydrolase family 13 protein, producing MTDRTATPGPRPPHPAPDATPDLSSKNPDWWRQAVVYQVYPRSFADADGDGLGDLRGITRRLTHLAALGVDALWLSPFYPSELADGGYDVADPRDVDPRLGTLDDFDALVREAHRLGLKVIVDIVPNHTSHQHVWFQEALRAGPGSPARDRYVFRDGRGPGGELPPTDWQSVFGGSAWQRVPDGQWYLHLFAAEQPDLNWGHQDVRDDFRTTLRFWSDRGVDGFRVDVAHALTKDLADPLRDLGAPELSGEAALTEFEPGTHPFYDRDEVHEIYRDWRKILDAYSPPRMAVAEAWVPGARRALYARPDELGQAFNFEYLQTPWDAGELRQVITDSLTTAHAAGASATWVLSNHDVVRHASRLMLPPDTDENAWLLSGGHAPAVDPDAGLRRARAATLLMLALPGSAYVYQGEELGLPEVADLPTEVLQDPIWEQTGRVRKGRDGCRVPLPWTATGPSYGFGAAGAWLPQPPAFAAYAVEAQDGVEGSTLELYRTALRLRRKLLDGESLTWADETPPGVLQFDRGDGWRCVTNLSPDPVSLPAGEVLLTSAPLEDGRLGPDTTAWLGR from the coding sequence GTGACCGATCGCACCGCCACGCCCGGCCCCCGGCCCCCGCACCCCGCCCCCGACGCCACGCCCGACCTCTCCTCCAAGAACCCCGACTGGTGGCGGCAGGCCGTCGTCTACCAGGTCTACCCCCGCAGCTTCGCCGACGCCGACGGCGACGGGCTCGGTGACCTCCGCGGCATCACCCGGCGCCTCACCCACCTCGCCGCCCTGGGCGTCGACGCCCTGTGGCTGAGCCCCTTCTACCCCTCCGAGCTGGCCGACGGCGGCTACGACGTCGCCGACCCGCGCGACGTCGACCCGCGCCTGGGCACCCTCGACGACTTCGACGCCCTGGTCCGCGAAGCCCACCGGCTCGGTCTGAAGGTGATCGTCGACATCGTCCCCAACCACACCTCCCACCAGCACGTCTGGTTCCAGGAGGCGCTGCGCGCCGGACCCGGCTCCCCGGCCCGCGACCGCTACGTCTTCCGCGACGGCCGCGGCCCCGGCGGCGAGCTGCCGCCCACCGACTGGCAGTCCGTGTTCGGCGGCAGCGCCTGGCAGCGGGTGCCGGACGGGCAGTGGTACCTGCACCTGTTCGCCGCCGAGCAGCCCGACCTCAACTGGGGCCACCAGGACGTCCGCGACGACTTCCGCACCACCCTGCGCTTCTGGTCCGACCGGGGCGTGGACGGCTTCCGCGTCGACGTCGCGCACGCCCTCACCAAGGACCTCGCCGACCCGCTGCGCGACCTCGGCGCGCCCGAGCTGAGCGGCGAGGCCGCCCTCACCGAGTTCGAGCCCGGCACGCACCCGTTCTACGACCGCGACGAGGTGCACGAGATCTACCGCGACTGGCGCAAGATCCTCGACGCCTACTCCCCGCCCCGGATGGCGGTCGCCGAGGCGTGGGTCCCGGGTGCCCGGCGCGCCCTGTACGCCCGCCCGGACGAGCTGGGGCAGGCGTTCAACTTCGAGTACCTCCAGACCCCGTGGGACGCGGGGGAGCTGCGCCAGGTGATCACCGACTCGCTGACGACGGCGCACGCCGCGGGTGCCTCGGCGACCTGGGTGCTCTCCAACCACGACGTGGTGCGGCACGCCTCCCGGCTGATGCTGCCGCCGGACACGGACGAGAACGCCTGGCTGCTGTCCGGCGGACACGCCCCCGCCGTCGACCCGGACGCCGGACTGCGCCGGGCGCGCGCCGCCACCCTGCTGATGCTGGCGCTCCCCGGTTCGGCGTACGTCTACCAGGGCGAGGAACTCGGTCTGCCCGAGGTCGCCGACCTGCCGACCGAGGTCCTCCAGGACCCGATCTGGGAGCAGACGGGCCGTGTCCGCAAGGGCCGCGACGGATGCCGGGTCCCGCTGCCGTGGACGGCCACCGGACCGTCGTACGGCTTCGGGGCGGCCGGCGCCTGGCTGCCGCAGCCGCCCGCTTTCGCCGCGTACGCCGTCGAGGCGCAGGACGGGGTCGAGGGCTCGACCCTGGAGCTGTACCGCACGGCCCTGCGGCTGCGCCGCAAGCTGCTGGACGGCGAGTCCCTGACGTGGGCGGACGAGACCCCGCCCGGGGTGCTCCAGTTCGACCGCGGGGACGGCTGGCGCTGCGTGACCAACCTGTCCCCCGACCCGGTCTCCCTCCCGGCGGGCGAGGTCCTGCTGACCAGCGCCCCCCTGGAGGACGGCCGGCTCGGCCCGGACACGACGGCCTGGCTCGGCCGCTGA